A window from Nitrospira sp. ND1 encodes these proteins:
- the rpmD gene encoding 50S ribosomal protein L30 has protein sequence MATEKKSTIAQASLRITLKRSPIGTPHKHRLVLRGLGLRKLNATVLRPASDQVKGMIAKVGYLLEVSPQ, from the coding sequence ATGGCTACTGAAAAGAAATCAACAATTGCTCAGGCGAGCCTTCGTATCACCCTGAAGCGGAGCCCTATCGGGACACCGCATAAGCATCGATTGGTGCTGAGGGGATTGGGGCTTCGGAAACTCAATGCCACTGTGTTGCGTCCTGCCAGCGATCAGGTTAAGGGCATGATTGCAAAGGTAGGCTATTT
- the rpsE gene encoding 30S ribosomal protein S5: protein MRVNPEELSLKDKVVFINRVAKVVKGGKRFNFCALVVVGDGQGYVGVGKGKAAEVPVAISKAVEQAKKHLVRVPIKGGTIPHEVHGLFGAEHVLLKPAADGTGIIAGGAVRAVVELAGAHNIIAKTLGRGNPFNAVRATLHGLQQLCDPQEMMRLRRSAGSEAQVHV, encoded by the coding sequence GTGCGAGTCAATCCCGAAGAATTGAGCCTCAAGGACAAGGTGGTATTTATCAACCGCGTTGCCAAAGTAGTCAAGGGCGGAAAGCGTTTTAACTTCTGTGCTTTGGTTGTGGTAGGAGATGGGCAGGGGTACGTTGGTGTAGGGAAGGGCAAAGCGGCAGAGGTCCCCGTCGCAATTTCAAAGGCTGTTGAGCAAGCGAAAAAGCATCTGGTGCGAGTTCCAATCAAGGGTGGTACTATCCCGCACGAAGTACACGGACTCTTTGGTGCTGAGCATGTGCTGCTTAAGCCTGCTGCGGATGGAACCGGAATCATCGCCGGAGGTGCTGTGCGGGCTGTGGTCGAACTCGCAGGAGCGCATAACATCATTGCTAAAACATTGGGTCGCGGCAATCCATTCAATGCCGTCAGAGCTACTCTTCACGGGCTTCAGCAGTTGTGTGATCCTCAAGAAATGATGAGGCTACGCCGCAGTGCTGGAAGCGAAGCGCAGGTACATGTCTAA
- the rplR gene encoding 50S ribosomal protein L18, translating to MNTQEKNRKLARRKQRVRKSVIGTSERPRLNVFRSRAHIYAQIIDDLRGHTVAAASTLDESLRKSVKSTGSIEGAKAVGKLIAERAKAAKVSMVVFDRGGRQYHGRVKALADASREGGLQF from the coding sequence ATGAATACCCAAGAAAAAAACAGAAAATTAGCGCGCCGTAAACAACGTGTTCGGAAGTCAGTCATCGGAACGAGTGAGCGGCCACGCTTAAATGTGTTTCGCAGTCGTGCTCACATTTACGCCCAAATTATCGATGACCTTCGCGGGCATACGGTTGCGGCAGCTTCCACGTTGGACGAGTCGTTGCGGAAATCCGTGAAGTCAACCGGAAGTATTGAGGGTGCGAAGGCGGTTGGAAAGCTTATCGCCGAGCGTGCTAAGGCTGCCAAGGTCTCAATGGTGGTCTTTGATCGCGGAGGGCGGCAGTATCATGGTCGAGTGAAGGCCTTGGCTGATGCGTCGCGCGAAGGCGGCCTACAGTTTTAG
- the rplF gene encoding 50S ribosomal protein L6: MSRIGRKPISVPAGVDIKVAGRVVSVKGPIGKLDWKLTDGLSVAVNDGQLVVNRSGDARQIRAMHGLVRAELSNIIQGVTKGYEKALEITGVGYKAQLQGREMSFNVGYINPVTYTVPAGIDVKVDKQTLISIKGVDKRLVGQVAANIRSIKPPDVYKQKGIRYAGEVLRKKAGKTGK; this comes from the coding sequence ATGTCGCGGATAGGGCGGAAACCAATTTCAGTTCCAGCTGGTGTGGACATTAAGGTTGCCGGTCGTGTTGTTTCAGTCAAGGGCCCGATTGGGAAACTTGATTGGAAGCTGACCGATGGATTGAGCGTTGCTGTAAATGACGGGCAGCTAGTTGTCAACCGTTCTGGTGATGCGCGCCAGATACGCGCAATGCACGGGTTGGTTCGTGCGGAGCTCAGTAATATCATCCAGGGCGTCACGAAGGGTTATGAGAAAGCGCTTGAGATTACTGGCGTCGGTTACAAGGCACAGCTTCAGGGACGCGAGATGAGTTTCAATGTCGGGTACATTAATCCCGTGACGTATACTGTTCCCGCGGGCATTGATGTCAAGGTGGACAAGCAAACTCTCATCTCCATTAAGGGCGTTGATAAGCGGCTAGTCGGTCAGGTCGCAGCGAACATTCGCTCGATTAAGCCACCTGATGTGTATAAGCAAAAAGGAATTCGATACGCCGGGGAAGTCTTGAGGAAGAAGGCGGGCAAGACCGGCAAGTAG